The Bos taurus isolate L1 Dominette 01449 registration number 42190680 breed Hereford chromosome 18, ARS-UCD2.0, whole genome shotgun sequence genome has a window encoding:
- the SIGLECL1 gene encoding SIGLEC family-like protein 1 — protein MAPPGLRLAPTRLLDSSCSLKKTLQCSCSFRGTPMPSVQWWVGGTPVAMNHTGFRVTSTTLGPWANSTIHLTKLPETGTSLLCEGRNPEGTHALTILLKSGRSPLVAQTFMKGLIRGVFYGAIGVTLLFLCLVPLIAKHIRMKQAKKIAAMKAEKSPKRARQGLETSLRLKEPGKSRVTPSPEQQILDPSPQTSKKSRIN, from the exons ccccCACCAGGCTGCTCGATTcctcttgctccttgaagaagACTCTGCAGTGCAGCTGTTCCTTCCGCGGGACCCCCATGCCCTCCGTGCAGTGGTGGGTTGGGGGCACTCCCGTGGCCATGAACCACACAGGCTTTCGGGTGACTTCTACCACGCTTGGCCCCTGGGCCAACAGCACCATCCATCTGACCAAGCTGCCTGAAACGGGCACGAGCCTTCTCTGTGAGGGCAGGAACCCAGAGGGAACCCACGCTCTGACCATCCTGCTGAAGTCAG GAAGGAGTCCTTTGGTTGCCCAGACTTTCATGAAAGGGCTGATTCGGGGCGTGTTCTACGGAGCCATCGGAGTCACACTGCTCTTCCTCTGCCTTGTCCCACTCAT AGCGAAACATAtcagaatgaagcaggcaaagaaaATTGCAGCAATGAAGGCAGAAAAGAGCCCTAAAAGAGCCCGCCAAGGACTCGAGACGTCTCTAAGGCTCAAGGAACCAGGAAAATCCAGAGTCACCCCGTCTCCTGAGCAGCAGATATTG GACCCATCACCCCAAACTTCCAAGAAGAGCAGGATAAACTGA